Proteins co-encoded in one Puntigrus tetrazona isolate hp1 chromosome 20, ASM1883169v1, whole genome shotgun sequence genomic window:
- the trim54 gene encoding tripartite motif-containing protein 54 produces the protein MNFTLGFKPAMGDSSSVENLEKQLICPICLEIFTKPVVILPCQHNLCRKCANDVYQASNPLWQNRGPVSAGGRFRCPSCRHEVVLDRHGVYGLQRNLLVENIIDIYKSESTRPLLPKTEQQQLMCDQHEEEKINIYCLTCETPTCSMCKVFGAHKDCDVAPLPDIYKRQKTELSDAIAILVAGNDRTQALISQMEDICRTVKENGHRQMQYISDKFDELYAILEDRKRELIETVGREQDQKLSRVRSLIRRHGDHLEMSVKLVETAIQSMEEPQMAVFLQSAKEVFKKITDTAKASNIERTEAGYESMAHFIINTENVADTLRGIDFQTGEDGEDSGDEGPEDLTTSPGQAGESGRRI, from the exons ATGAACTTTACTTTGGGCTTCAAACCAGCGATGGGAGATTCAAGTTCAGTGGAGAACTTAGAGAAACAACTCATTTGCCCCATCTGTCTGGAGATATTCACCAAGCCTGTGGTCATCCTACCCTGCCAGCATAATCTCTGCAGGAAGTGCGCCAATGATGTTTACCAG GCCTCCAACCCTCTTTGGCAAAACCGTGGCCCTGTGTCTGCGGGGGGACGTTTCCGCTGCCCGTCATGTCGTCATGAAGTGGTATTGGACCGGCATGGAGTATATGGGCTTCAGAGGAACCTGCTAGTGGAGAACATCATTGATATCTACAAATCAGAGTCTACCAG GCCACTCCTGCCCAAAACAGAGCAACAGCAGCTGATGTGCGACCAGCACGAGGAGGAGAAGATCAACATCTACTGCCTCACCTGCGAGACACCGACATGCTCCATGTGCAAAGTGTTCGGGGCTCACAAAGACTGTGACGTGGCTCCGCTGCCAGACATTTACAAGAGACAGAAG ACGGAGCTGAGTGATGCCATAGCCATCTTGGTGGCCGGAAATGACAGAACACAAGCCCTGATATCACAGATGGAGGATATTTGTAGGACAGTCAAG GAAAATGGTCATCGGCAGATGCAGTACATCTCAGATAAGTTTGATGAACTTTACGCCATCCTAGAAGACCGCAAAAGGGAACTAATAGAGACTGTTGGCCGTGAGCAGGACCAAAAACTGAGCCGTGTGCGCTCCCTCATCCGTCGCCACGGAGATCACTTGGAGATGTCTGTCAAACTTGTGGAGACAGCCATACAGTCCATGGAAGAACCTCAAATGGCTGTGTTCCTGCAG AGCGCAAAGGAAGTGTTCAAAAA GATCACAGACACTGCCAAGGCTTCCAACATTGAGCGGACGGAGGCGGGCTACGAGAGCATGGCCCACTTCATCATCAACACGGAGAACGTGGCCGACACGCTGAGAGGCATCGACTTCCAAACAG GTGAAGATGGGGAAGACAGCGGTGATGAAGGCCCTGAAGACCTGACCACCTCACCTGGTCAGGCTGGTGAATCAGGGAGACGcatataa